The following coding sequences are from one Panicum hallii strain FIL2 chromosome 5, PHallii_v3.1, whole genome shotgun sequence window:
- the LOC112892337 gene encoding protein MLN51 homolog isoform X1 has translation MEEAEKAGGQAEAEYESDLDGAPLPAARRRAAARDDEEDEDEGGGGSGWGSPAPSSTVCDSESDPDGQGAPELYDDDGDEGVFGTEEECGYTFKEREAGGVGCGDVDVEVAVAPEDEGKYEAEESAAVEGEEEESPVEGEAEEVTMEGEEEVKKGSEPYDVPTAGAFYEHDTRFQGQEDGGRGHQRQVLGGQKIWNPKVEAVWVHDRFNEINSHANTKNEYHVHVRMMQSVDNGNFEGTKSYNHSKSFDCVQTQSHSYYGNVKGYNDERNVYREKGSRNYQSHRMTSGISSAQDNRKSYSRSQNAEVSSNAGVGKHSSQTLSLQHEQTLHCKQTFRSDISSAPPTFYSSRASHQGLPFIPREKVRRVTFNKLFSSAVHKAHNSLTPQSHPVFRRKAFVPSVSVEHGTAVDSNHIVPIDVMACSALHPMSTSHNYSKDSEFWDQGRDLDIAETTIPCTEPQIAVYQQRSVQRPILPTPRASSQIFVHKDTSNNKIRSHPQTRLISSSDDGKVTTPPETNSSVVLSALTVQDDMKEAERTYFLDGGSFVVDDTGARCSTLDEPGSTSTPAKLPVMLFSGLHPMGPGFSSVMVLPGFVGQHCDGDSEMGLMTCRLPISTGATGVQEGSSSPLNFGKNCPQPSELASSLTSLRDHAASNDPISLTSQEIPEAVSHEPVHHQNRTRRYSEMKFAL, from the exons ATGGAGGAGGCGGAGAAGGCGGGTGGGCAGGCGGAGGCGGAGTATGAGAGCGACCTCGACGGCGCGCCCCTCCCTgcggcgaggcggcgcgcggcggcgcgcgacgatgaggaggacgaggacgagggcggcggtgggagcGGGTGGGGTTCGCCTGCGCCGTCGTCGACGGTGTGCGACTCCGAGTCCGACCCCGACGGGCAGGGCGCGCCCGAGTTgtacgacgacgacggcgacgagggggtTTTCGGCACCGAGGAGGAATGCGGGTACACGTTCAAGGAGCGCGAGGCTGGAGGTGTTGGGTGCGGAGATGTCGATGTGGAGGTGGCTGTGGCGCCGGAGGACGAAGGAAAGTACGAGGCGGAGGAATCGGCGGCGGtggaaggggaggaggaggaatcACCGGTGGAAGGGGAAGCGGAGGAAGTGACGAtggaaggagaggaggaagtGAAGAAGGGGAGTGAGCCATACGACGTGCCGACGGCAGGCGCTTTCTACGAGCACGACACTCGCTTCCAGGGCCAGGAAgacggcggccgcggccacCAAAG GCAAGTTTTGGGTGGTCAAAAGATATGGAATCCTAAAGTGGAAGCTGTGTGGGTGCATGATCGGTTTAATGAGATAAATTCCCATGCTAATACCAAGAATGAGTATCATGTCCATGTGCGTATGATGCAGAGTGTTGACAATGGTAATTTTGAAGGAACCAAATCCTACAATCATTCCAAGAGCTTTGACTGTGTTCAGACACAATCTCATTCATATTATGGCAATGTTAAAGGCTATAATGATGAGCGAAATGTGTACAGAGAGAAAGGCTCTAGAAACTACCAATCTCATCGGATGACTTCAGGAATCTCTTCAGCACAAGACAATAG AAAATCATATTCCAGATCACAGAATGCAGAGGTTTCATCTAATGCGGGTGTGGGAAAGCATTCCTCTCAAACTCTAAGTTTGCAGCATGAACAAACCCTTCACTGCAAGCAAACCTTTAGATCAGACATAAGTTCAGCTCCACCTACCTTTTACTCTTCTAGAGCATCCCATCAAGGACTCCCTTTTATTCCAAGAGAGAAAGTACGGCGTGTAACATTCAACAAACTGTTCTCATCAGCTGTTCACAAGGCACATAATTCTTTGACACCACAATCCCATCCCGTTTTCAGAAGGAAGGCCTTTGTTCCATCTGTATCTGTTGAGCATGGAACTGCTGTTGATTCTAACCACATAGTTCCTATTGATGTCATGGCGTGCTCTGCTCTGCATCCCATGTCAACATCACATAACTATAGCAAAGATTCAGAATTCTGGGATCAAGGTAGAGATTTAGACATTGCTGAGACTACCATACCTTGTACTGAGCCCCAGATTGCAGTTTATCAGCAAAGGTCAGTTCAACGACCAATCCTACCCACGCCAAGGGCATCTTCTCAGATATTTGTACATAAAGATACCAGTAACAACAAAATTCGATCTCATCCACAAACAAGATTGATAAGTTCATCTGATGATGGCAAGGTCACTACACCCCCTGAAACAAACAGTTCTGTAGTGCTATCGGCATTGACAGTGCAAGATGATATGAAGGAAGCAGAGAGGACCTATTTTCTTGATGGAGGAAGCTTTGTTGTTGATGATACAGGAGCAAGATGCTCTACCCTTGATGAGCCAGGTTCCACTAGCACTCCAGCAAAATTGCCAG TTATGCTGTTCAGTGGCTTGCATCCTATGGGGCCTGGTTTTTCTTCGGTTATGGTTCTGCCAGGATTTGTGGGTCAACATTGTGATGGCGATTCTGAAATGGGACTAATGACCTG TAGGTTGCCGATATCGACTGGTGCTACTGGGGTTCAGGAAGGATCAAGCAGTCCACTTAATTTTGGCAAGAATTGTCCCCAACCTTCTGAACTTGCATCTTCATTAACATCGCTAAG AGACCATGCTGCAAGTAATGATCCTATTTCATTGACTTCCCAAGAAATACCAG AGGCTGTAAGTCATGAACCTGTTCATCATCAAAACAGAACTCGCAG ATACTCGGAGATGAAATTTGCCTTGTGA
- the LOC112892337 gene encoding protein MLN51 homolog isoform X2, which produces MEEAEKAGGQAEAEYESDLDGAPLPAARRRAAARDDEEDEDEGGGGSGWGSPAPSSTVCDSESDPDGQGAPELYDDDGDEGVFGTEEECGYTFKEREAGGVGCGDVDVEVAVAPEDEGKYEAEESAAVEGEEEESPVEGEAEEVTMEGEEEVKKGSEPYDVPTAGAFYEHDTRFQGQEDGGRGHQRQVLGGQKIWNPKVEAVWVHDRFNEINSHANTKNEYHVHVRMMQSVDNGNFEGTKSYNHSKSFDCVQTQSHSYYGNVKGYNDERNVYREKGSRNYQSHRMTSGISSAQDNRKSYSRSQNAEVSSNAGVGKHSSQTLSLQHEQTLHCKQTFRSDISSAPPTFYSSRASHQGLPFIPREKVRRVTFNKLFSSAVHKAHNSLTPQSHPVFRRKAFVPSVSVEHGTAVDSNHIVPIDVMACSALHPMSTSHNYSKDSEFWDQGRDLDIAETTIPCTEPQIAVYQQRSVQRPILPTPRASSQIFVHKDTSNNKIRSHPQTRLISSSDDGKVTTPPETNSSVVLSALTVQDDMKEAERTYFLDGGSFVVDDTGARCSTLDEPGSTSTPAKLPVMLFSGLHPMGPGFSSVMVLPGFVGQHCDGDSEMGLMTWLPISTGATGVQEGSSSPLNFGKNCPQPSELASSLTSLRDHAASNDPISLTSQEIPEAVSHEPVHHQNRTRRYSEMKFAL; this is translated from the exons ATGGAGGAGGCGGAGAAGGCGGGTGGGCAGGCGGAGGCGGAGTATGAGAGCGACCTCGACGGCGCGCCCCTCCCTgcggcgaggcggcgcgcggcggcgcgcgacgatgaggaggacgaggacgagggcggcggtgggagcGGGTGGGGTTCGCCTGCGCCGTCGTCGACGGTGTGCGACTCCGAGTCCGACCCCGACGGGCAGGGCGCGCCCGAGTTgtacgacgacgacggcgacgagggggtTTTCGGCACCGAGGAGGAATGCGGGTACACGTTCAAGGAGCGCGAGGCTGGAGGTGTTGGGTGCGGAGATGTCGATGTGGAGGTGGCTGTGGCGCCGGAGGACGAAGGAAAGTACGAGGCGGAGGAATCGGCGGCGGtggaaggggaggaggaggaatcACCGGTGGAAGGGGAAGCGGAGGAAGTGACGAtggaaggagaggaggaagtGAAGAAGGGGAGTGAGCCATACGACGTGCCGACGGCAGGCGCTTTCTACGAGCACGACACTCGCTTCCAGGGCCAGGAAgacggcggccgcggccacCAAAG GCAAGTTTTGGGTGGTCAAAAGATATGGAATCCTAAAGTGGAAGCTGTGTGGGTGCATGATCGGTTTAATGAGATAAATTCCCATGCTAATACCAAGAATGAGTATCATGTCCATGTGCGTATGATGCAGAGTGTTGACAATGGTAATTTTGAAGGAACCAAATCCTACAATCATTCCAAGAGCTTTGACTGTGTTCAGACACAATCTCATTCATATTATGGCAATGTTAAAGGCTATAATGATGAGCGAAATGTGTACAGAGAGAAAGGCTCTAGAAACTACCAATCTCATCGGATGACTTCAGGAATCTCTTCAGCACAAGACAATAG AAAATCATATTCCAGATCACAGAATGCAGAGGTTTCATCTAATGCGGGTGTGGGAAAGCATTCCTCTCAAACTCTAAGTTTGCAGCATGAACAAACCCTTCACTGCAAGCAAACCTTTAGATCAGACATAAGTTCAGCTCCACCTACCTTTTACTCTTCTAGAGCATCCCATCAAGGACTCCCTTTTATTCCAAGAGAGAAAGTACGGCGTGTAACATTCAACAAACTGTTCTCATCAGCTGTTCACAAGGCACATAATTCTTTGACACCACAATCCCATCCCGTTTTCAGAAGGAAGGCCTTTGTTCCATCTGTATCTGTTGAGCATGGAACTGCTGTTGATTCTAACCACATAGTTCCTATTGATGTCATGGCGTGCTCTGCTCTGCATCCCATGTCAACATCACATAACTATAGCAAAGATTCAGAATTCTGGGATCAAGGTAGAGATTTAGACATTGCTGAGACTACCATACCTTGTACTGAGCCCCAGATTGCAGTTTATCAGCAAAGGTCAGTTCAACGACCAATCCTACCCACGCCAAGGGCATCTTCTCAGATATTTGTACATAAAGATACCAGTAACAACAAAATTCGATCTCATCCACAAACAAGATTGATAAGTTCATCTGATGATGGCAAGGTCACTACACCCCCTGAAACAAACAGTTCTGTAGTGCTATCGGCATTGACAGTGCAAGATGATATGAAGGAAGCAGAGAGGACCTATTTTCTTGATGGAGGAAGCTTTGTTGTTGATGATACAGGAGCAAGATGCTCTACCCTTGATGAGCCAGGTTCCACTAGCACTCCAGCAAAATTGCCAG TTATGCTGTTCAGTGGCTTGCATCCTATGGGGCCTGGTTTTTCTTCGGTTATGGTTCTGCCAGGATTTGTGGGTCAACATTGTGATGGCGATTCTGAAATGGGACTAATGACCTG GTTGCCGATATCGACTGGTGCTACTGGGGTTCAGGAAGGATCAAGCAGTCCACTTAATTTTGGCAAGAATTGTCCCCAACCTTCTGAACTTGCATCTTCATTAACATCGCTAAG AGACCATGCTGCAAGTAATGATCCTATTTCATTGACTTCCCAAGAAATACCAG AGGCTGTAAGTCATGAACCTGTTCATCATCAAAACAGAACTCGCAG ATACTCGGAGATGAAATTTGCCTTGTGA
- the LOC112892337 gene encoding protein MLN51 homolog isoform X3: MEEAEKAGGQAEAEYESDLDGAPLPAARRRAAARDDEEDEDEGGGGSGWGSPAPSSTVCDSESDPDGQGAPELYDDDGDEGVFGTEEECGYTFKEREAGGVGCGDVDVEVAVAPEDEGKYEAEESAAVEGEEEESPVEGEAEEVTMEGEEEVKKGSEPYDVPTAGAFYEHDTRFQGQEDGGRGHQRQVLGGQKIWNPKVEAVWVHDRFNEINSHANTKNEYHVHVRMMQSVDNGNFEGTKSYNHSKSFDCVQTQSHSYYGNVKGYNDERNVYREKGSRNYQSHRMTSGISSAQDNRKSYSRSQNAEVSSNAGVGKHSSQTLSLQHEQTLHCKQTFRSDISSAPPTFYSSRASHQGLPFIPREKVRRVTFNKLFSSAVHKAHNSLTPQSHPVFRRKAFVPSVSVEHGTAVDSNHIVPIDVMACSALHPMSTSHNYSKDSEFWDQGRDLDIAETTIPCTEPQIAVYQQRSVQRPILPTPRASSQIFVHKDTSNNKIRSHPQTRLISSSDDGKVTTPPETNSSVVLSALTVQDDMKEAERTYFLDGGSFVVDDTGARCSTLDEPGSTSTPAKLPVMLFSGLHPMGPGFSSVMVLPGFVGQHCDGDSEMGLMT, from the exons ATGGAGGAGGCGGAGAAGGCGGGTGGGCAGGCGGAGGCGGAGTATGAGAGCGACCTCGACGGCGCGCCCCTCCCTgcggcgaggcggcgcgcggcggcgcgcgacgatgaggaggacgaggacgagggcggcggtgggagcGGGTGGGGTTCGCCTGCGCCGTCGTCGACGGTGTGCGACTCCGAGTCCGACCCCGACGGGCAGGGCGCGCCCGAGTTgtacgacgacgacggcgacgagggggtTTTCGGCACCGAGGAGGAATGCGGGTACACGTTCAAGGAGCGCGAGGCTGGAGGTGTTGGGTGCGGAGATGTCGATGTGGAGGTGGCTGTGGCGCCGGAGGACGAAGGAAAGTACGAGGCGGAGGAATCGGCGGCGGtggaaggggaggaggaggaatcACCGGTGGAAGGGGAAGCGGAGGAAGTGACGAtggaaggagaggaggaagtGAAGAAGGGGAGTGAGCCATACGACGTGCCGACGGCAGGCGCTTTCTACGAGCACGACACTCGCTTCCAGGGCCAGGAAgacggcggccgcggccacCAAAG GCAAGTTTTGGGTGGTCAAAAGATATGGAATCCTAAAGTGGAAGCTGTGTGGGTGCATGATCGGTTTAATGAGATAAATTCCCATGCTAATACCAAGAATGAGTATCATGTCCATGTGCGTATGATGCAGAGTGTTGACAATGGTAATTTTGAAGGAACCAAATCCTACAATCATTCCAAGAGCTTTGACTGTGTTCAGACACAATCTCATTCATATTATGGCAATGTTAAAGGCTATAATGATGAGCGAAATGTGTACAGAGAGAAAGGCTCTAGAAACTACCAATCTCATCGGATGACTTCAGGAATCTCTTCAGCACAAGACAATAG AAAATCATATTCCAGATCACAGAATGCAGAGGTTTCATCTAATGCGGGTGTGGGAAAGCATTCCTCTCAAACTCTAAGTTTGCAGCATGAACAAACCCTTCACTGCAAGCAAACCTTTAGATCAGACATAAGTTCAGCTCCACCTACCTTTTACTCTTCTAGAGCATCCCATCAAGGACTCCCTTTTATTCCAAGAGAGAAAGTACGGCGTGTAACATTCAACAAACTGTTCTCATCAGCTGTTCACAAGGCACATAATTCTTTGACACCACAATCCCATCCCGTTTTCAGAAGGAAGGCCTTTGTTCCATCTGTATCTGTTGAGCATGGAACTGCTGTTGATTCTAACCACATAGTTCCTATTGATGTCATGGCGTGCTCTGCTCTGCATCCCATGTCAACATCACATAACTATAGCAAAGATTCAGAATTCTGGGATCAAGGTAGAGATTTAGACATTGCTGAGACTACCATACCTTGTACTGAGCCCCAGATTGCAGTTTATCAGCAAAGGTCAGTTCAACGACCAATCCTACCCACGCCAAGGGCATCTTCTCAGATATTTGTACATAAAGATACCAGTAACAACAAAATTCGATCTCATCCACAAACAAGATTGATAAGTTCATCTGATGATGGCAAGGTCACTACACCCCCTGAAACAAACAGTTCTGTAGTGCTATCGGCATTGACAGTGCAAGATGATATGAAGGAAGCAGAGAGGACCTATTTTCTTGATGGAGGAAGCTTTGTTGTTGATGATACAGGAGCAAGATGCTCTACCCTTGATGAGCCAGGTTCCACTAGCACTCCAGCAAAATTGCCAG TTATGCTGTTCAGTGGCTTGCATCCTATGGGGCCTGGTTTTTCTTCGGTTATGGTTCTGCCAGGATTTGTGGGTCAACATTGTGATGGCGATTCTGAAATGGGACTAATGACCTG A